The following proteins are co-located in the Streptomyces bottropensis ATCC 25435 genome:
- a CDS encoding serine hydrolase domain-containing protein, producing MRITHLVGTALGTTLLLVTAVPTASAAPTAANTTGKTAPGQGGLDRAELRDTLAAIPEAGMYGTYSSVRDGRARWTGAAGLADVDTGRKVTPNMRHRVGSITKTFTAVAIMQQVERGRISLDAPVTRYVPELFKGRGTDANARERGDAITVRMLLNHTSHIGDYVLGAFPSLQQNSTASLDEGRFRSISPRELVRLGLAAPATGSPGAQPGSYSNTNYVMAGLILEKVTGQKASRYLTRNVIERAGLGDTSFPRTPYIKGPHSRMYESFYGLIDPPRDYSVYDMSWASTAGAIVSTTDDLNRFYRLLLTGHLVGRASLAEMQRTVPVELGPGSAIDYGLGIYPLDLPGCGRFWGHDGGVFGAGTISFTGADGKRQLSMGYNLMKYQRLNEDGTELEPSPIDEALIMHMVKGLCPSLDTGEEPGEGSGAAMKSGIAAADVRRILPNGLPGADLATGSSPMAPSPFMTPNR from the coding sequence GTGCGCATCACCCATCTCGTGGGGACCGCTCTGGGCACCACACTCCTGCTCGTCACGGCGGTACCGACCGCCTCGGCCGCGCCCACGGCCGCAAACACGACCGGCAAAACGGCCCCGGGGCAGGGCGGACTGGACCGGGCCGAACTGCGCGACACGCTCGCCGCGATCCCCGAGGCCGGGATGTACGGCACGTACTCCTCGGTGCGGGACGGCCGTGCGCGCTGGACCGGCGCGGCGGGTCTGGCCGACGTGGACACCGGCCGCAAGGTCACCCCGAACATGCGGCACCGTGTCGGCAGCATCACCAAGACGTTCACCGCGGTGGCGATCATGCAGCAGGTGGAGCGGGGCCGGATCAGCCTCGACGCCCCGGTGACGCGCTATGTCCCCGAGCTGTTCAAGGGGAGAGGCACCGACGCGAACGCCCGGGAGCGCGGCGACGCCATCACCGTACGCATGCTCCTCAACCACACCAGCCACATCGGCGACTACGTCCTCGGCGCCTTCCCCTCCCTTCAGCAGAACTCCACCGCCAGCCTCGACGAGGGCCGCTTCCGCTCGATCAGCCCCCGGGAACTGGTCCGCCTGGGCCTCGCCGCCCCCGCCACCGGCAGCCCCGGCGCCCAGCCCGGCTCGTACTCCAACACCAACTACGTCATGGCCGGCCTGATCCTGGAGAAGGTCACCGGTCAGAAGGCGTCGAGGTACCTCACCCGCAACGTCATCGAGCGGGCCGGGCTGGGCGACACCTCGTTCCCGCGCACCCCGTACATCAAGGGCCCGCACTCCAGGATGTACGAGTCGTTCTACGGGCTCATCGACCCGCCCCGCGACTACAGCGTCTACGACATGTCCTGGGCCTCCACCGCCGGGGCGATCGTCTCCACGACCGACGACCTCAACCGTTTCTACCGCCTGCTGCTCACCGGCCACCTCGTCGGCCGGGCGTCCCTGGCGGAGATGCAGCGCACGGTCCCGGTGGAGCTCGGCCCGGGCTCCGCCATCGACTACGGCCTCGGCATCTACCCCCTCGACCTGCCCGGCTGCGGGCGTTTCTGGGGCCACGACGGCGGTGTCTTCGGTGCCGGCACCATCAGCTTCACCGGCGCGGACGGCAAGCGCCAGCTCTCCATGGGCTACAACCTGATGAAGTACCAGCGTCTCAACGAGGACGGTACGGAACTGGAGCCGAGCCCGATCGACGAGGCGCTCATCATGCACATGGTGAAGGGGCTGTGCCCGTCGCTGGACACGGGCGAGGAGCCGGGCGAGGGCTCCGGGGCGGCGATGAAGTCGGGGATCGCGGCGGCGGACGTCCGGCGGATCCTTCCGAACGGCCTGCCGGGCGCGGACCTGGCCACCGGGAGCAGCCCGATGGCCCCGAGCCCTTTCATGACCCCGAACCGCTGA
- a CDS encoding 3'-5' exonuclease — MPTFVIFDLEFTTWPGAMDQHWSAPGQLREIVQIGALRLNEEYSVVETYDALVRPVVNPVLSPFLTALTGIEQGAVDRDGLAPARALSDFLAFCRGRSVLSYGNDMLVLGENIGWARARGEEIEHSALTPGFVNIRPWLNAAAPNTAGVNSGRLWQALGLPRPATEGDEHSALFDCHSIATALRHLARTGAALPDGLLHGG; from the coding sequence TTGCCCACCTTCGTCATCTTCGACCTGGAGTTCACGACCTGGCCGGGGGCCATGGACCAGCACTGGTCGGCCCCCGGCCAGCTGCGCGAGATCGTGCAGATCGGCGCGCTGCGGCTGAACGAGGAGTACTCCGTCGTCGAGACGTACGACGCACTGGTCCGGCCGGTGGTGAACCCGGTCCTCTCTCCGTTCCTCACCGCCCTCACCGGTATCGAACAGGGGGCGGTCGACCGGGACGGTCTCGCACCGGCCCGGGCCCTGAGCGACTTCCTCGCCTTCTGCCGGGGACGGTCCGTCCTCTCCTACGGCAACGACATGCTCGTCCTCGGCGAGAACATCGGCTGGGCCCGGGCCCGGGGCGAGGAGATCGAGCACAGTGCCCTCACCCCCGGCTTCGTCAACATCCGGCCCTGGCTGAACGCCGCCGCCCCGAACACGGCGGGCGTCAACTCGGGCCGCCTGTGGCAGGCCCTGGGCCTCCCCCGCCCCGCCACCGAGGGCGACGAACACTCGGCCCTCTTCGACTGCCACTCCATCGCCACGGCGCTACGGCATCTGGCGAGGACGGGGGCCGCCCTGCCGGACGGTCTCCTCCACGGGGGCTGA
- a CDS encoding HIT family protein, translated as MAEGWRNERIGSALRGENPTVLRRLTAGFAVIGDTQFLPGYCVLLVDDPAVGRLSELPAARRTAFLADMDRLGEAVERACARLDPAFRRVNLEILGNRDPFLHAHVWPRYAWEPPELVGRPVWRYPPERWSEERSALGPRHDELREAIGEELDRLAGRLGS; from the coding sequence ATGGCTGAAGGGTGGCGAAACGAACGGATCGGCAGCGCGCTTCGAGGGGAGAACCCGACGGTGCTGCGGCGGCTCACGGCCGGGTTCGCGGTGATCGGGGACACCCAGTTCCTGCCCGGGTACTGCGTGCTGCTCGTGGACGATCCGGCGGTGGGGCGGCTGTCGGAGCTGCCGGCGGCGAGGCGGACGGCGTTCCTGGCCGACATGGACCGGCTGGGCGAGGCCGTCGAGCGGGCCTGCGCGCGGCTGGATCCGGCGTTCCGGCGGGTCAACCTGGAGATCCTCGGGAACAGGGACCCGTTTCTGCACGCGCATGTGTGGCCGCGCTACGCGTGGGAGCCGCCGGAGCTGGTCGGCAGGCCGGTGTGGCGGTATCCGCCGGAGCGGTGGAGCGAGGAGCGGTCCGCGCTCGGACCGCGCCACGACGAGCTGCGCGAGGCGATCGGCGAGGAGCTGGACCGCCTCGCCGGTCGCCTCGGAAGCTGA
- a CDS encoding VOC family protein — MSDEPAVRELRLVVTAADYDAALHFYRDVLGLPERAAFSSDGGRVSILEAGRATLEITDPDHAEFIDEVEVGRRVAGHIRVAFEVDDSTAMTARLAAAGAEVVAEPTRTPWNSLNARLEAPGDLQLTLFTELGESEPGDGGV; from the coding sequence GTGTCCGACGAACCCGCTGTCCGTGAACTCCGTCTGGTCGTCACCGCCGCCGACTACGACGCCGCGCTGCACTTCTACCGGGATGTGCTGGGACTGCCCGAGCGAGCCGCGTTCTCGTCCGACGGCGGGCGGGTGTCGATCCTCGAAGCGGGCCGGGCGACGCTGGAGATCACCGACCCCGACCACGCCGAGTTCATCGACGAGGTGGAGGTCGGCCGCCGCGTGGCCGGGCACATCCGGGTCGCGTTCGAGGTGGACGACTCGACCGCGATGACGGCGAGACTGGCCGCGGCCGGCGCCGAGGTGGTCGCGGAACCGACCCGCACCCCCTGGAACTCCCTGAACGCCCGCCTCGAAGCCCCCGGCGACCTGCAACTGACCCTGTTCACCGAACTCGGCGAGTCCGAACCGGGCGACGGGGGCGTGTAG
- the argG gene encoding argininosuccinate synthase — MSKVLTSLPAGERVGIAFSGGLDTSVAVAWMRDKGAVPCTYTADIGQYDEPDIASVPGRAKTYGAEIARLVDCRAALVEEGLAALTCGAFHIRSGGRVYFNTTPIGRAVTGTLLVRAMMEDDVQIWGDGSTFKGNDIERFYRYGLLANPHLRIYKPWLDADFVTELGGRKEMSEWLVAHQLPYRDSTEKAYSTDANIWGATHEAKTLEHLDTGVETVEPIMGVRFWDPSVEIATEDVTIGFDQGRPVTVNGKEFASAVDLVMEANAIGGRHGLGMSDQIENRIIEAKSRGIYEAPGMALLHAAYERLVNAIHNEDTLAQYHAEGRRLGRLMYEGRWLDPQALMIRESLQRWVGAAVTGEVTLRLRRGEDYSILDTTGPAFSYHPDKLSMERTEDSAFGPVDRIGQLTMRNLDIADSRAKLEQYAGLGLIGTGSPTIGASQAAATGLIGTMPELPQGGAEAIASRGEVSEEDALLDRAAMESGTD, encoded by the coding sequence ATGTCCAAGGTCCTCACCTCTCTTCCGGCCGGCGAGCGCGTCGGCATCGCCTTCTCGGGCGGGCTCGACACCTCGGTCGCCGTCGCGTGGATGCGCGACAAGGGTGCTGTCCCCTGCACCTACACGGCTGACATCGGCCAGTACGACGAGCCCGACATCGCCTCGGTGCCCGGCCGCGCGAAGACCTACGGTGCCGAGATCGCGCGCCTGGTCGACTGCCGGGCCGCGCTGGTCGAGGAGGGCCTGGCCGCGCTGACCTGCGGCGCGTTCCACATCCGTTCCGGCGGGCGGGTGTACTTCAACACGACCCCCATCGGCCGTGCCGTCACCGGCACGCTGCTGGTCCGGGCGATGATGGAGGACGACGTCCAGATCTGGGGCGACGGTTCGACCTTCAAGGGCAACGACATCGAGCGGTTCTACCGCTACGGCCTGCTGGCCAACCCGCACCTGCGGATCTACAAGCCCTGGCTGGACGCGGACTTCGTCACCGAGCTGGGCGGCCGCAAGGAGATGTCCGAGTGGCTGGTCGCGCACCAGCTGCCGTACCGGGACTCCACGGAGAAGGCGTACTCCACCGACGCCAACATCTGGGGCGCCACCCACGAGGCCAAGACCCTGGAGCACCTGGACACCGGCGTCGAGACCGTCGAGCCGATCATGGGCGTCCGGTTCTGGGACCCCTCGGTCGAGATCGCCACCGAGGACGTGACGATCGGCTTCGACCAGGGCCGCCCGGTCACGGTCAACGGCAAGGAGTTCGCCTCCGCCGTCGACCTGGTGATGGAGGCCAACGCCATCGGCGGCCGCCACGGCCTCGGCATGTCCGACCAGATCGAGAACCGCATCATCGAGGCCAAGAGCCGCGGCATCTACGAGGCCCCCGGCATGGCCCTCCTGCACGCCGCGTACGAGCGCCTCGTCAACGCCATCCACAACGAGGACACCCTCGCCCAGTACCACGCCGAGGGCCGTCGCCTCGGCCGGCTGATGTACGAGGGCCGCTGGCTGGACCCGCAGGCCCTGATGATCCGGGAGTCCCTGCAGCGCTGGGTCGGCGCGGCCGTCACCGGTGAGGTCACCCTGCGTCTGCGGCGCGGCGAGGACTACTCGATCCTCGACACCACGGGCCCGGCGTTCAGCTACCACCCGGACAAGCTGTCCATGGAGCGCACCGAGGACTCGGCCTTCGGCCCGGTGGACCGGATCGGTCAGCTCACCATGCGCAACCTCGACATCGCCGACTCGCGCGCCAAGCTGGAGCAGTACGCCGGTCTCGGCCTGATCGGCACCGGCAGCCCCACCATCGGCGCCTCCCAGGCCGCCGCCACCGGCCTGATCGGCACCATGCCCGAGCTGCCGCAGGGCGGCGCCGAGGCCATCGCCTCCCGCGGCGAGGTCTCCGAGGAGGACGCGCTGCTGGACCGCGCGGCGATGGAGTCCGGCACGGACTGA
- a CDS encoding HEAT repeat domain-containing protein gives MGVVRGGGADGAAHQIGFLLRELTTEEAGRRAAAVKGLGRVGRWAAAYGEVVAGVGEAVAGAAQDPAAVVRAAAAHALGWLGPVGGDGAGAVVVALMGDADPAVRRRASLAAERLGLSGPDVVAALRRLSDDTDRHLRVNALLGLRARGETVEPEVLVRLLGDTEPLVWGHAQRALHASRDEGPVREQLLHAARHGHGLSRARALEMLPARHRRELRDSLLTGLRDECPEVRRVVVGILADDPRHGPADALLSALRLSGPVDALHHALRRTGTAESLLPVLRPSGTADAFLSALETETDAEVAARLLSALGGWGDVRAVPTAVRWLDHPGSGPAAVRALAAIGTPTAVRWIGAVAVCGPGPDPGPGLGHPDVRATAATALGELAEPGATETLLPLLRDPDQRVRAGALAGLEHLGGHELPPPQRRAAAEALLGSLTTDGPNLRHTRNALTEYPETRPAVRRLIGHPSEEVRATVLSLLDEDDDGDVALFLSHLDDPSEDVRREALYGIGRHVDGCGELPAAPPGVDLLATLTALSRSPASRSVRYAAGQVLDALDTSGSP, from the coding sequence GTGGGGGTTGTCAGGGGTGGCGGAGCCGATGGTGCGGCTCATCAGATCGGCTTCCTCCTCAGGGAGTTGACGACCGAGGAAGCCGGGCGGAGGGCCGCCGCCGTCAAAGGGCTCGGGCGGGTGGGACGGTGGGCCGCCGCGTACGGGGAGGTGGTCGCCGGGGTGGGGGAGGCCGTCGCAGGGGCCGCTCAGGACCCCGCGGCCGTGGTGCGGGCCGCGGCGGCGCATGCGCTCGGGTGGCTGGGGCCGGTCGGGGGCGACGGCGCGGGCGCGGTGGTCGTCGCGCTGATGGGGGACGCGGATCCGGCCGTACGGCGCCGCGCCTCGCTCGCAGCCGAGCGGCTGGGGCTCAGCGGGCCCGACGTCGTGGCGGCGTTGCGGCGGCTGTCGGACGACACCGACCGGCATCTGCGGGTCAACGCGCTGCTGGGCCTGCGCGCCCGGGGCGAGACCGTCGAACCGGAGGTGCTCGTCAGGCTGTTGGGCGACACCGAGCCCCTCGTGTGGGGGCATGCGCAGCGGGCGCTCCACGCCTCGCGGGACGAGGGACCCGTCCGGGAACAGCTCCTGCACGCCGCCCGCCACGGCCACGGACTCTCCCGCGCACGAGCACTGGAGATGCTGCCCGCGCGGCACCGTCGCGAGCTGCGTGACTCGCTCCTCACCGGCCTGCGCGACGAGTGCCCCGAGGTACGGCGGGTGGTCGTGGGGATCCTCGCCGACGACCCACGACACGGCCCGGCCGACGCGCTGCTGTCGGCCCTGCGGCTGTCCGGACCGGTCGACGCCCTCCATCACGCCCTGCGGCGGACCGGCACGGCCGAGTCGCTCCTGCCGGTCCTGCGCCCCTCGGGTACGGCCGACGCGTTCCTGTCGGCGCTGGAGACCGAGACCGACGCCGAGGTCGCCGCCCGCCTGCTGAGCGCGCTCGGCGGCTGGGGCGACGTCCGTGCCGTGCCCACCGCCGTGCGGTGGCTCGACCACCCGGGATCGGGCCCCGCCGCCGTACGGGCGCTGGCCGCCATCGGTACGCCGACGGCGGTCCGGTGGATCGGAGCGGTGGCCGTCTGTGGTCCCGGGCCCGACCCGGGCCCCGGTCTCGGCCACCCCGACGTCCGGGCGACCGCCGCCACCGCCCTGGGCGAACTCGCGGAACCCGGGGCCACCGAGACACTGCTGCCGCTCCTGCGCGACCCGGACCAGCGGGTGCGGGCCGGGGCGCTCGCGGGCCTGGAGCATCTGGGCGGGCACGAACTGCCGCCCCCGCAGCGGCGGGCGGCGGCCGAGGCCCTGCTCGGCAGCCTGACGACGGACGGACCGAACCTCCGGCACACCCGCAACGCGCTCACCGAGTACCCCGAGACCCGCCCCGCCGTACGCCGCCTGATCGGCCACCCGTCCGAGGAGGTCAGGGCGACCGTCCTCAGCCTCCTGGACGAGGACGACGACGGAGACGTCGCCCTCTTCCTGTCCCACCTCGACGACCCGTCCGAAGACGTCCGCCGCGAGGCCCTGTACGGGATCGGTCGTCACGTCGACGGGTGCGGGGAACTGCCCGCCGCACCCCCCGGCGTCGATCTGCTCGCCACCCTCACCGCGCTCTCCCGGTCACCCGCCTCCCGCAGCGTCCGGTACGCGGCGGGGCAGGTCCTCGACGCGCTGGACACGAGCGGGAGCCCCTGA
- a CDS encoding alpha/beta fold hydrolase: MTKRLARRAVLRGGLGGGLVLAGIGAGGGHASAAVRRDGEAYVPIAAGAGGGPVGSDRVHVLKVGPRDTGTVLVLVPGMFGAANDFRLMARDLVASVPGVQVWAVDRREENLADRSGFEGGHGDPAGYYLDGRYRTLEPADAGYFGRWGLRQTLDDLRCVVRAARAGGRRRVVLGGHSWGATTAMAYAAWDFGGRPGYRDLAGLAVLDGGVRGAFEGSGTPVHDSPEEVRERLAAIAGGQVFDRALSAVGLGDRAESTQIWYQLAGWYARHDPEGRSVLQERVPEALRVPFPVTNAALLGTFVDAGFGWPNDISVHSGHLAAEADADAAGVRGWVDAGITPIGRVAEAYAGPMPGVWEWYWPARLSVDLDVSDAYADTGLARSLGLRLRHAPGLDIPLYAFQTSAYRGTAVESARRVVAESRVPYAAYETDEGMNHLDPLFAATAHNTATHTLAAFLGRVTGGR, translated from the coding sequence ATGACGAAGCGTCTGGCGCGTAGAGCGGTGTTGCGTGGTGGGCTTGGCGGAGGGCTGGTGCTCGCGGGCATCGGGGCCGGGGGCGGACATGCCTCGGCCGCCGTCCGCCGGGACGGTGAGGCGTATGTGCCGATCGCGGCCGGGGCCGGGGGCGGACCCGTCGGGAGCGACCGGGTGCATGTGCTGAAGGTGGGGCCGCGGGACACGGGGACCGTGCTGGTGCTGGTGCCGGGGATGTTCGGCGCGGCGAACGACTTCCGGCTGATGGCCCGGGACCTGGTGGCCTCGGTGCCCGGGGTCCAGGTGTGGGCCGTCGACCGGCGCGAGGAGAACCTCGCCGACCGGAGCGGCTTCGAGGGCGGCCACGGGGACCCCGCCGGGTACTACCTCGACGGGCGGTACCGGACGCTGGAGCCCGCCGACGCCGGGTACTTCGGGCGGTGGGGGCTGCGGCAGACCCTCGACGACCTGCGGTGCGTCGTGCGCGCCGCGCGCGCGGGCGGGCGGCGGCGGGTCGTGCTCGGCGGGCACTCCTGGGGCGCGACCACCGCGATGGCGTACGCGGCCTGGGACTTCGGCGGGCGGCCCGGCTACCGGGATCTCGCCGGGCTCGCGGTCCTCGACGGGGGCGTGCGCGGGGCGTTCGAGGGGAGCGGGACGCCCGTGCACGACTCGCCGGAGGAGGTGCGCGAGCGGCTCGCGGCGATCGCCGGCGGGCAGGTCTTCGACAGGGCCCTCAGCGCGGTCGGCCTCGGCGACCGGGCGGAGAGCACCCAGATCTGGTACCAGCTCGCCGGGTGGTACGCCCGGCACGACCCCGAGGGGCGGTCCGTCCTCCAGGAGCGGGTTCCCGAGGCGCTGCGGGTGCCGTTCCCGGTGACGAACGCCGCGCTGCTCGGCACCTTCGTCGACGCCGGCTTCGGCTGGCCGAACGACATCAGCGTCCACTCGGGACACCTCGCCGCCGAGGCCGATGCCGACGCCGCCGGCGTACGGGGGTGGGTCGACGCCGGGATCACACCGATCGGGCGGGTCGCCGAGGCGTACGCGGGGCCCATGCCCGGCGTGTGGGAGTGGTACTGGCCCGCGCGGCTCTCCGTCGACCTGGACGTGAGCGACGCCTACGCCGACACCGGCCTCGCCCGTTCCCTCGGTCTGCGCCTGCGCCACGCCCCCGGCCTGGACATACCCCTCTACGCCTTCCAGACCAGCGCCTACCGGGGCACCGCCGTGGAGAGCGCCCGCCGCGTCGTCGCCGAGTCCCGCGTCCCGTACGCCGCCTACGAGACCGACGAGGGCATGAACCACCTCGACCCGCTCTTCGCGGCCACGGCCCACAACACGGCCACGCACACGCTGGCGGCGTTCCTCGGGAGGGTGACGGGCGGACGGTGA
- a CDS encoding TerD family protein yields the protein MHEMVKGANVGLAGLSENVDSVSVTLGWASSTGEGDADVSVMLGEHGKVRGDSDFYFYNNPVAADGSVQLLGKKPAGEGSEDQIVFDLTAIPADVERIVVAASRYEDARFGELDDLRVTLADGSGEGLLRFAIDDAGSVSAFIFGELYRRAGEWKFRAVGQGYDTGLAGLATDFGVDIDDAREDDDTGELTGTTGTGTEGETGAGADVDEGAGMGADPGTGTGMGTGMGAEGTGATTAPATAAVEQASPAAAGLPGVPAPRQPGEDAEPTGPKKASARPRTAKKKVTLPKAVKKSLAENDSWREARLFPVSALKSDRDREMRATSVLLSVMAQVPEFGRRLTAAFGAPAGRTETFTEVSLPHGETPRRPDGVIRVERAGKLWTALLETKTNGNALRAEQVQAYMDIAARRGYEAVITLSNDVALEGSPLVEVKIDGRRKHKVALWHLSWAEATHQAQMLIRHEGVGNSAHAWLLQELLYYLQHENSGCHGFQNMGAAWVPVRNGIDDETLCQGDPRTLEVVESWERLIRQVCLGLGGELGQKVLPVRRARRGTDPGVRRAQMADELCLRGMLQSEVRIEGTPGVLALSADLRTGKLRTSIEIPAPEQGYPLNWAKRLVRRLAEAPADLHVETLVEGESGGPRGTLERLRPEPADLLPANGAQITGFRLSLFKGMGSTRGNAESGFIRSVDDAVHRFYASVVTHLDRPATRRNPAEERTVPAAG from the coding sequence ATGCACGAGATGGTCAAGGGCGCCAACGTCGGGTTGGCGGGGCTGAGCGAGAACGTCGACTCGGTGAGCGTGACGCTGGGGTGGGCCAGTTCGACCGGCGAGGGCGACGCGGACGTCTCGGTCATGCTCGGCGAGCACGGAAAGGTGCGCGGCGACAGCGACTTCTACTTCTACAACAACCCGGTGGCCGCCGACGGCAGTGTGCAGCTCCTGGGCAAGAAGCCCGCCGGGGAGGGCAGCGAGGACCAGATCGTCTTCGACCTGACGGCGATCCCGGCGGACGTCGAGCGCATCGTCGTCGCCGCGAGCCGCTACGAGGACGCGCGCTTCGGCGAACTCGACGACCTGCGCGTGACGTTGGCGGACGGCTCCGGCGAGGGGCTGCTCCGGTTCGCGATCGACGACGCCGGATCGGTGAGCGCGTTCATCTTCGGCGAGCTGTACCGCCGGGCGGGCGAGTGGAAGTTCCGGGCCGTGGGCCAGGGGTACGACACCGGCCTGGCGGGCCTCGCGACGGACTTCGGCGTCGACATCGACGACGCGCGTGAGGACGACGACACGGGTGAGTTGACCGGGACGACCGGCACGGGGACCGAGGGCGAGACCGGCGCCGGGGCCGACGTCGACGAGGGCGCGGGCATGGGCGCAGACCCGGGCACCGGCACGGGCATGGGCACGGGCATGGGGGCCGAGGGGACCGGGGCCACGACCGCGCCGGCGACCGCGGCCGTCGAGCAGGCGTCACCCGCCGCGGCGGGCCTCCCCGGCGTCCCCGCGCCCCGGCAGCCCGGCGAGGACGCGGAGCCGACCGGGCCGAAGAAGGCGTCCGCGCGCCCCCGTACGGCCAAGAAGAAGGTCACGCTGCCCAAGGCGGTGAAGAAGTCCCTTGCGGAGAACGACTCCTGGCGGGAAGCCCGGCTCTTCCCGGTGTCGGCGCTGAAGAGCGACCGCGACCGCGAGATGCGGGCCACCTCGGTGCTGCTGTCGGTGATGGCGCAGGTGCCGGAGTTCGGCAGGAGGCTGACCGCCGCGTTCGGGGCCCCGGCGGGCCGGACGGAGACGTTCACGGAGGTCTCCCTGCCGCACGGCGAGACGCCGAGGCGCCCGGACGGGGTGATCCGGGTCGAGCGGGCCGGCAAGCTGTGGACGGCGCTGCTGGAGACCAAGACCAACGGCAACGCCCTCAGGGCCGAGCAGGTGCAGGCGTACATGGACATCGCCGCACGCCGTGGCTACGAGGCCGTGATCACGCTGTCCAACGACGTCGCGCTGGAGGGCAGCCCGCTCGTCGAGGTCAAGATCGACGGCCGCCGCAAGCACAAGGTCGCCCTCTGGCACCTGTCCTGGGCCGAGGCCACGCATCAGGCCCAGATGCTCATCCGGCACGAGGGCGTCGGCAACAGCGCGCACGCCTGGCTGCTCCAGGAGCTCCTGTACTACCTCCAGCACGAGAACTCCGGCTGCCACGGCTTCCAGAACATGGGCGCGGCCTGGGTCCCCGTCCGCAACGGCATCGACGACGAGACGCTCTGCCAGGGCGACCCGCGCACGCTGGAGGTGGTCGAGAGCTGGGAGCGGCTCATCCGCCAGGTCTGCCTGGGACTAGGCGGTGAACTCGGCCAGAAGGTGCTCCCGGTCCGCCGGGCCAGGCGCGGCACCGACCCCGGGGTCCGGCGCGCGCAGATGGCGGACGAGCTGTGTCTGCGGGGGATGCTGCAGTCGGAGGTGCGCATCGAGGGGACTCCGGGTGTCCTCGCGCTCAGCGCCGATCTGCGGACGGGCAAGCTGCGTACGTCCATCGAGATCCCGGCACCCGAGCAGGGCTACCCGCTCAACTGGGCCAAGCGCCTGGTCAGGCGGCTGGCCGAGGCGCCGGCGGACCTTCATGTCGAGACGCTCGTCGAGGGCGAGTCCGGCGGCCCCCGAGGCACCCTGGAACGGCTGCGCCCCGAGCCGGCGGACCTGCTCCCGGCGAACGGGGCGCAGATCACCGGCTTCCGGCTGTCCCTGTTCAAGGGCATGGGCAGCACCCGGGGCAACGCCGAGTCCGGTTTCATCCGCAGCGTCGACGACGCCGTGCACCGGTTCTACGCCTCGGTGGTGACCCACCTCGACCGCCCGGCCACCCGCCGGAACCCCGCCGAGGAACGGACCGTCCCCGCCGCCGGCTGA
- a CDS encoding ferredoxin — protein MKVRVDETTCCGAGQCVLIAPEVFDQRDEDGVVVLLTPAPAPPHHPAVREAAAVCPAAAITLDEET, from the coding sequence GTGAAGGTCCGCGTCGACGAGACGACCTGCTGCGGCGCCGGTCAGTGCGTCCTGATCGCCCCCGAGGTCTTCGACCAACGCGACGAGGACGGCGTCGTCGTCCTCCTCACCCCGGCCCCCGCCCCACCGCACCACCCGGCGGTCCGCGAGGCGGCGGCCGTCTGCCCGGCGGCGGCGATCACCCTCGACGAGGAGACGTAG